In the Ursus arctos isolate Adak ecotype North America unplaced genomic scaffold, UrsArc2.0 scaffold_5, whole genome shotgun sequence genome, one interval contains:
- the LOC113261450 gene encoding olfactory receptor 2T11 — protein MKNITLSSDFILLGLLVNNKATGIVFAVIFAIFVVAVTANLVMIFLIQVDSRLHTPMYFLLSQLSIMDTLFICTTVPKLLVDMVSKEKTISFVGCGIQIFLYLTMIGSEFFLLGLMAYDRYVAVCNPLRYPVLMNRRVCLLLAAGAWFGGSLDGFLLTPITMNVPYCGSRSINHFFCEIPAVLKLACADTSLYETLMYICCVLMLLIPISIISTSYSLILLTVHQMRSSEGRKKAFTTCSSHLTVVSIFYGAAFYTYVLPQSFHTPEQDKVVSAFYTIVTPMLNPLIYSLRNKDVMGAFKKIFSQYSSVKKVSTSDA, from the coding sequence ATGAAGAATATCACTTTATCCTCTGACTTTATCCTCCTGGGGCTTCTGGTGAACAATAAAGCTACAGGAATTGTCTTTGCTGTTATTTTTGCTATCTTTGTGGTGGCTGTAACGGCAAATTTGGTCATGATATTCTTGATTCAGGTGGACTCCCGTCTCCATACTCCTATGTATTTCCTGCTCAGCCAGCTATCCATTATGGACACCCTTTTCATTTGTACCACTGTCCCAAAACTTCTGGTCGACATGGTTTCTAAAGAGAAGACCATTTCCTTTGTAGGTTGTGGCATCCAGATCTTCCTCTACTTGACCATGATTGGCTCAGAGTTCTTTCTCTTGGGCCTCATGGCCTATGACCGATATGTGGCTGTCTGTAACCCTCTTAGGTATCCAGTCTTGATGAACCGCAGGGTATGTCTCCTTCTGGCTGCTGGTGCCTGGTTTGGTGGGTCTCTGGATGgctttcttctcacccccatcaCCATGAATGTCCCCTACTGTGGCTCCCGCAGTATCAACCATTTTTTCTGTGAGATCCCTGCAGTTCTCAAACTAGCCTGTGCTGACACATCCTTGTATGAAACCCTAATGTACATCTGCTGTGTACTCATGTTGCTCATCCCTATCTCTATCATCTCAACCTCCTATTCTCTCATCTTGTTAACTGTCCACCAAATGCGCTCTTCTGAAGGCCGAAAGAAAGCCTTTACTACTTGTTCTTCCCACTTGACTGTAGTCAGCATTTTCTATGGTGCTGCCTTCTACACTTATGTTCTGCCCCAGTCTTTTCATACTCCGGAGCAGGACAAGGTAGTGTCAGCCTTCTATACCATTGTCACACCCATGCTCAATCCTCTTATCTACAGCCTCAGAAACAAGGATGTCATGGGggcatttaaaaagatattttcacaaTACTCATCTGTTAAAAAAGTATCCACAAGTGATGCTTAA
- the LOC113261452 gene encoding olfactory receptor 2T29-like, which produces MENTTWVVNYTGRTDFDLVGLFSQFKYPALLCLVIFVVFLMALSGNTILILLIHCDIHLHNPMYFFITQLSLMDVMYISVTVPKMLMDQVMGVNKISAPECGMQMFLYLTLGGSEFFLLAAMAYDRYVAICHPLRYPVLMNHRVCLLLVSSSWFLGSVDGFMLTPVTMTFPFCSSREIHHFFCEVPAVMKLSCSDTSLYETLMYLCCVLMILIPVTVISSSYSFILFTIHRMNSAEGRKKAFATCSSHMIVVILFYGAAIYTYMLPTSYHTPEKDMIVSAFYTIFTPVLNPLIYSLRNKDVTRALKKMLNMGSVLQETMK; this is translated from the coding sequence ATGGAGAACACCACTTGGGTTGTCAACTATACTGGACGAACAGATTTTGACCTAGTGGGACTCTTCAGTCAATTCAAGTACCCAGCTCTCCTTTGTTTGGtcatttttgtggttttcctGATGGCCTTGTCTGGAAACACCATTCTGATCCTTCTGATACACTGTGACATTCATCTGCATAaccccatgtacttttttatcACCCAGTTGTCTCTCATGGATGTGATGTATATTTCTGTCACTGTGCCCAAGATGCTCATGGACCAGGTCATGGGTGTGAATAAGATCTCAGCCCCTGAATGCGGGATGCAGATGTTTCTTTATCTGACACTAGGGGGTTCAGAATTTTTCCTTCTAGCTgcaatggcctatgaccgctatgtggccatctgccatCCACTCCGTTATCCTGTTCTCATGAACCATAGAGTGTGTCTCCTCTTGGTGTCTTCCTCTTGGTTTCTGGGATCTGTAGATGGATTTATGCTCACACCCGTCACCATGACCTTCCCCTTCTGCAGTTCCCGGGAGATCCACCATTTCTTTTGTGAGGTCCCTGCTGTAATGAAGCTTTCCTGCTCAGACACTTCACTCTATGAGACACTCATGTACCTGTGTTGTGTCCTCATGATCCTCATCCCTGTGACAGTCATTTCAAGCTCCTATTCTTTCATCCTCTTCACCATCCACAGGATGAACTCAGCTGAGGGACGGAAGAAGGCTTTTGCCACTTGTTCTTCCCACATGATAGTGGTCATCCTCTTCTACGGGGCTGCCATCTATACATATATGCTCCCCACTTCCTATCACACCCCAGAGAAGGACATGATTGTATCTGCCTTTTATACCATATTCACTCCCGTCCTGAATCCTTTAATTTATAGTCTTAGGAATAAGGATGTCACAAGGGCTCTAAAAAAGATGTTGAACATGGGATCTGTCCTACAGGAAACTATGAAGTAG